Proteins from one Panicum virgatum strain AP13 chromosome 7K, P.virgatum_v5, whole genome shotgun sequence genomic window:
- the LOC120643120 gene encoding 60 kDa jasmonate-induced protein-like codes for MTSCGKTTDEDMRCDLSLAGFANRTSHWHAFPGYEHVIPNATLLPFGNSYRDLIGGLANLPSLPLGQDPTQRAVHALSGHDPAAAGSDDVEALKRGLATLTVTQCEALRLTPIKETVSRGWESGDAHLTPEHLGYIEHWDAMCLEHRM; via the exons ATGACTTCATGTGGGAAGActactgatgaggacatgaga TGCGACCTGTCCCTCGCCGGGTTCGCCAACCGGACCAGCCACTGGCACGCCTTTCCCGGCTACGAGCATGTGATCCCCAACGCCACGCTCCTCCCGTTCGGCAACAGCTACCGCGACCTCATCGGCGGCCTGGCGAACCTGCCGAGCCTGCCCCTGGGCCAGGACCCCACGCAGCGTGCCGTCCACGCGCTCTCCGGCCACGACCCGGCCGCCGCTGGCAGCGATGACGTCGAGGCGCTGAAGCGGGGGCTGGCGACGCTGACAGTGACCCAGTGCGAGGCCCTGCGGCTGACGCCAATCAAGGAGACGGTCTCCCGGGGGTGGGAGAGCGGCGACGCGCATCTCACCCCGGAGCACCTGGGGTACATCGAGCACTGGGACGCCATGTGCTTAGagcacaggatgtag